The following proteins are co-located in the Haliotis asinina isolate JCU_RB_2024 chromosome 13, JCU_Hal_asi_v2, whole genome shotgun sequence genome:
- the LOC137260305 gene encoding putative leucine-rich repeat-containing protein DDB_G0290503 has product MTGQKFAICPSVNSNWFTFGNELGHLDSILDKTSQFIQNELDHLDSILDKTSQFIQNELDHLDSILDKTSQFIQNELGHLDSILDKTTQFIQNELHHLDNIHEKTSQFIQNELDHLDSILDKTSQFIQNEFDHLDSILDKTSQFIQNELDHLDSILDKTSQFIQNELGHLDSILDKTSQFIQNELGHLDSILDKTSQFIQNELDHLDSILDKTSQFIQNELDHLDSILDKTSQFIQNELDHLDSILDKTNQFIQNELGHLDSILDKTSQFIQNELDHLDSIHNKTSQFIQNELGHLDSILDKTSQFIQNELGHLDSILDKTSQFIQNELHHLDSIHNKTS; this is encoded by the exons ATGACGGGGCAGAAATTTGCAATTTGCCCGAGCGTCAACTCCAACTGGTTCACCTTCGGG AATGAGCTCGGTCACTTGGATAGTATACTTGACAAGACAAGCCAGTTCATACAGAATGAGCTCGATCACTTGGATAGTATACTTGACAAGACAAGCCAGTTCATACAAAATGAGCTCGATCACTTGGATAGTATACTTGACAAGACAAGCCAGTTCATACAGAATGAGCTCGGTCACTTGGATAGTATACTTGACAAGACAACCCAGTTCATACAGAATGAGCTCCATCACTTGGATAATATACATGAGAAGACAAGCCAGTTCATACAGAATGAGCTCGATCACTTGGATAGTATACTTGACAAGACAAGCCAGTTCATACAGAATGAGTTCGATCACTTGGATAGTATACTTGACAAGACAAGCCAGTTCATACAGAATGAGCTCGATCACTTGGATAGTATACTTGACAAGACAAGCCAGTTCATACAGAATGAGCTCGGTCACTTGGATAGTATACTTGACAAGACAAGCCAGTTCATACAGAATGAGCTCGGTCACTTGGATAGTATACTTGACAAGACAAGCCAGTTCATACAGAATGAGCTCGATCACTTGGATAGTATACTTGACAAGACAAGCCAGTTCATACAGAATGAGCTCGATCACTTGGATAGTATACTTGACAAGACAAGCCAGTTCATACAGAATGAGCTCGATCACTTGGATAGTATACTTGACAAGACAAACCAGTTCATACAGAATGAGCTCGGTCACTTGGATAGTATACTTGACAAGACAAGCCAGTTCATACAGAATGAGCTCGATCACTTGGATAGTATACATAACAAGACAAGCCAGTTCATACAGAATGAGCTCGGTCACTTGGATAGTATACTTGACAAGACAAGCCAGTTCATACAGAATGAGCTCGGTCACTTGGATAGTATACTTGACAAGACAAGCCAGTTCATACAGAATGAGCTCCATCACTTGGATAGTATACATAACAAGACAAGCTAG
- the LOC137260306 gene encoding putative leucine-rich repeat-containing protein DDB_G0290503, with protein MQKELDHLESIHDKTSQFIQNELGHLDSILDKTSQFIQNELDHLDSIHNKTSQFIQNELGHLDSILDKTSQFIQNELDHLDSILDKTSQFIQNELGHLDSIHNKTSQFIQNELGHLDSILDKTSQFIQNELDHLDSILDKTSQFIQNELDHLDSILDKTSQFIQNELGHLDSILDKTSQFIQNELDHLDSIHNKTSQFIQNELGHLDSILDKTSQFIQNELDHLDSIHNKTSQFIQNELGHLDSILDKTSQFIQNELGHLDSILDKTSQFIQNELHHLDSIHNKTS; from the coding sequence ATGCAAAAGGAACTCGATCACTTGGAGAGTATACATGACAAGACAAGCCAGTTCATACAGAATGAGCTCGGTCACTTGGATAGTATACTTGACAAGACAAGCCAGTTCATACAGAATGAGCTCGATCACTTGGATAGTATACATAACAAGACAAGCCAGTTCATACAGAATGAGCTCGGTCACTTGGATAGTATACTTGACAAGACAAGCCAGTTCATACAGAATGAGCTCGATCACTTGGATAGTATACTTGACAAGACAAGCCAGTTCATACAGAATGAGCTCGGTCACTTGGATAGTATACATAACAAGACAAGCCAGTTCATACAGAATGAGCTCGGTCACTTGGATAGTATACTTGACAAGACAAGCCAGTTCATACAAAATGAGCTCGATCACTTGGATAGTATACTTGACAAGACAAGCCAGTTCATACAGAATGAGCTCGATCACTTGGATAGTATACTTGACAAGACAAGCCAGTTCATACAGAATGAGCTCGGTCACTTGGATAGTATACTTGACAAGACAAGCCAGTTCATACAGAATGAGCTCGATCACTTGGATAGTATACATAACAAGACAAGCCAGTTCATACAGAATGAGCTCGGTCACTTGGATAGTATACTTGACAAGACAAGCCAGTTCATACAGAATGAGCTCGATCACTTGGATAGTATACATAACAAGACAAGCCAGTTCATACAGAATGAGCTCGGTCACTTGGATAGTATACTTGACAAGACAAGCCAGTTCATACAGAATGAGCTCGGTCACTTGGATAGTATACTTGACAAGACAAGCCAGTTCATACAGAATGAGCTCCATCACTTGGATAGTATACATAACAAGACAAGCTAG
- the LOC137260307 gene encoding putative leucine-rich repeat-containing protein DDB_G0290503: MQKELDHLESIHDKTSQFIQNELGHLDSILDKTSQFIQNELDHLDSIHNKTSQFIQNELGHLDSILDKTSQFIQNELDHLDSILDKTSQFIQNELGHLDSILDKTSQFIQNELGHLDSILDKTSQFIQNELGHLDSILDKTSQFIQNELDHLDSILDKTSQFIQNELGHLDSIHNKTSQFIQNELGHLDSILDKTSQFIQNELDHLDSILDKTSQFIQNELDHLDSILDKTSQFIQNELGHLDSILDKTSQFIQNELDHLDSIHNKTSQFIQNELGHLDSILDKTSQFIQNELHHLDSILDKTSQFIQNELGHLDSILDKTSQFIQNELDHLDSIHNKTS; this comes from the coding sequence ATGCAAAAGGAACTCGATCACTTGGAGAGTATACATGACAAGACAAGCCAGTTCATACAGAATGAGCTCGGTCACTTGGATAGTATACTTGACAAGACAAGCCAGTTCATACAGAATGAGCTCGATCACTTGGATAGTATACATAACAAGACAAGCCAGTTCATACAGAATGAGCTCGGTCACTTGGATAGTATACTTGACAAGACAAGCCAGTTCATACAGAATGAGCTCGATCACTTGGATAGTATACTTGACAAGACAAGCCAGTTCATACAGAATGAGCTCGGTCACTTGGATAGTATACTTGACAAGACAAGCCAGTTCATACAGAATGAGCTCGGTCACTTGGATAGTATACTTGACAAGACAAGCCAGTTCATACAGAATGAGCTCGGTCACTTGGATAGTATACTTGACAAGACAAGCCAGTTCATACAGAATGAGCTCGATCACTTGGATAGTATACTTGACAAGACAAGCCAGTTCATACAGAATGAGCTCGGTCACTTGGATAGTATACATAACAAGACAAGCCAGTTCATACAGAATGAGCTCGGTCACTTGGATAGTATACTTGACAAGACAAGCCAGTTCATACAAAATGAGCTCGATCACTTGGATAGTATACTTGACAAGACAAGCCAGTTCATACAGAATGAGCTCGATCACTTGGATAGTATACTTGACAAGACAAGCCAGTTCATACAGAATGAGCTCGGTCACTTGGATAGTATACTTGACAAGACAAGCCAGTTCATACAGAATGAGCTCGATCACTTGGATAGTATACATAACAAGACAAGCCAGTTCATACAGAATGAGCTCGGTCACTTGGATAGTATACTTGACAAGACAAGCCAGTTCATACAGAATGAGCTCCATCACTTGGATAGTATACTTGACAAGACAAGCCAGTTCATACAGAATGAGCTCGGTCACTTGGATAGTATACTTGACAAGACAAGCCAGTTCATACAGAATGAGCTCGATCACTTGGATAGTATACATAACAAGACAAGCTAG